In Rhodanobacter humi, the genomic stretch GCCATCGGCCTGCCGCTGGGCGTGCTGCTCTACCTCACCGGCCGCGGCCAGCTGCGCGCGATGCCGAAGTTGTACGGTGTCGCCTCGCTGGTGGTGAACGTGCTGCGCTCGGTGCCGTTCATCATCCTGATGATCGTGCTGATGCCGGTCACCTACGTGCTGGTGGGCACCAAGCTCGGCGTGCGCGGCGCGATCCCGCCGCTGGTGATCGGCGCCGCGCCGTTCTTCGCACGGCTGGTGGAAACCGCGCTGCGCGAGGTGCAACAGGGCGTGATCGAGGCGGCCCAGGCGATGGGCGCCAGCACCTGGCAGATCGTGCGCCACGTGCTGCTGCCCGAGGCCCGCGCCGGGATCGCCGCCGGCATCACGGTGACCGCGATCGCCCTGGTGGGCTATACCGCGATGGGCGGCGCGATCGGCTCGGGCGGCCTCGGCGACCTCGCCTACCGCTACGGCTACCTCAGCTACAAGTCCGACTACATGGTCGTGACCGTGGTGCTGCTGGTGGTGCTGGTGCAGTTGCTGCAGATGATCGGCGACCGCATCGTGGCGCGTTATAAGCGCCACTGATCCGGTTATTTCCCCGCCAAGATTTGGACGTCTAGTCTGGAACTCCCCCTGGAACCCGTCATGACCGATGCTGCTGCTCCCCGCGATCTCCGCCATCCTCGCCCTGCTGCTGCTCGTCGGCATCGCCCGCAAGCCCTCGTGAAGCGACTGCTGGGCGCCGCGGCCTTTGCCGTGCTGCTCGCCGGCTGCTCCGCGCCGAAGGAGGACGCGAACACGCTCACCGTGGCCGCCACCGCGGTGCCGCACGCGGAGATCCTCAAGCAGGTGCAGCCCATCCTGGCCAAGGAAGGGGTGAAGCTGGAGATCAAGGTGTTCGCCGACTACGTGCAGCCGAACACGCAGGTGGTCGAGAAGCACATCGACCTGAACTATTTCCAGACCGGGCCCTACCTCGATGCGTTCAACCGCGAGCACGGCACCCACCTGGTGCCGATCACGGGCGTGCACATCGAGCCGTTCGGCGCCTACTCGCGCAAATACACGAACATCGACCAGCTGCCCGTGGGCGCCACCGTGGCGCTGCCGAACGACCCCAGCAACGAGGGCCGCGCCCTGCTGCTGCTCGCGAAGCACGGTTTGATCACGCTGAAGGATCCCGCCAACGCGCTGGCCACGCCCAAGGACATCACGGCGAACCCGAAGCAGCTGAAGTTCAAGGAACTGGAGGCGGCGATGCTGCCGCGCACGCTGGACGAGGTGGACCTGGCGCTTATCAACACCAACTACGCGCTGGCGGCCGGCCTGAATCCGGTCAAGGACGCGCTGCTGATCGAGAGCAAGGACTCGCCCTACGTGAACTACCTGGTGGGCCGCCCCGACAACGAGCATGACCCGCGCGTGCAGAAGCTGGTGCAGGCGCTGACCAGCCCCGCGATCAAAGCCTACATCGAGCAGAAGTACAAGGGCGCGGTGCTGCCGGCGTTCTGATCCACCTGTAGGAGCGCACCCTGTGCGCGAATGCCCTGGCGCCTGATTGAAACCAAGAGCATTCGCGCACAGGATGCGCTCCTACATCAGCAGGCTCAGGCGGCCGCCATCTGCTTCGGGATCGAGCGGTTGGTGTGGGTGATGCGATTGTTCGCGTCCACGTAGACGCAGGTGGGCTGGAACTGCGCCAGCTCCTTCTCGTCGAGCTGGGCGAACGCGGCGATGATGATGA encodes the following:
- a CDS encoding methionine ABC transporter permease — translated: MNPLHSLFPNIDDWGELGRACVDTLLMLGGALALTVAIGLPLGVLLYLTGRGQLRAMPKLYGVASLVVNVLRSVPFIILMIVLMPVTYVLVGTKLGVRGAIPPLVIGAAPFFARLVETALREVQQGVIEAAQAMGASTWQIVRHVLLPEARAGIAAGITVTAIALVGYTAMGGAIGSGGLGDLAYRYGYLSYKSDYMVVTVVLLVVLVQLLQMIGDRIVARYKRH
- a CDS encoding MetQ/NlpA family ABC transporter substrate-binding protein; amino-acid sequence: MKRLLGAAAFAVLLAGCSAPKEDANTLTVAATAVPHAEILKQVQPILAKEGVKLEIKVFADYVQPNTQVVEKHIDLNYFQTGPYLDAFNREHGTHLVPITGVHIEPFGAYSRKYTNIDQLPVGATVALPNDPSNEGRALLLLAKHGLITLKDPANALATPKDITANPKQLKFKELEAAMLPRTLDEVDLALINTNYALAAGLNPVKDALLIESKDSPYVNYLVGRPDNEHDPRVQKLVQALTSPAIKAYIEQKYKGAVLPAF